Proteins encoded by one window of Calliopsis andreniformis isolate RMS-2024a unplaced genomic scaffold, iyCalAndr_principal scaffold0133, whole genome shotgun sequence:
- the Dnali1 gene encoding putative inner dynein arm light chain, axonemal Dnali1 yields the protein MATGMKDSVVSVMDTLVKYDNPVLITIRPEKVLKETIPKIGASACKVQTTPPTVSTKRETIEILNKILPPKEWEEGGQIWTQQVSSTPATRLDVINLQEQLDMKLQQRQARETGICPVRRQLYTQCFDEIIRQVTVNCAERGLLLLRIRDELKMTLAAYQILYQSSIAFGMRKALQAEQGKEDLIAAADELRLQKAELEKTVAELKQKFEQTEKRAAELREAEEKKHMEEIQFLKKTNQQLKTQLEGIIAPKR from the exons ATGGCAACAGGAATGAAAGATAGTGTTGTATCTGTAATGGATACTCTGGTTAAATATGACAACCCAGTTTTAATTACGATTCGTCCAGAAAAG GTACTTAAGGAAACAATACCAAAAATTGGTGCATCAGCTTGTAAAGTTCAAACTACTCCACCAACGGTTAGCACAAAACGAGAAACTATTGAGATACTAAATAAAATTTTACCACCAAAAGAATGGGAAGAAGGTGGTCAAATATGGACTCAGCAA GTATCAAGCACACCAGCAACACGACTAGATGTCATTAATTTACAAGAACAACTTGATATGAAATTACAACAGAGACAGGCAAGAGAAACTGGTATTTGTCCAGTTCGCAGACAACTTTATACACAATGTTTTG ATGAAATAATACGTCAGGTTACAGTAAATTGTGCTGAACGTGGATTACTTTTGCTTAGAATTCGAGATGAACTTAAAATGACATTAGCTGCATATCAGATTTTGTATCAAAGCAGTATTGCTTTTGGCATGCGCAAAGCTCTCCAA GCTGAGCAAGGAAAGGAAGATTTAATTGCTGCTGCAGATGAATTACGATTACAAAAAGCTGAATTAGAAAAGACTGTTGCTGAATTAAAGCAGAAATTTGAACAGACAGAAAAGAGAGCAGCTGAATTGAGAGAAGCTGAAGAAAAGAAACACATGGAAGAAATCCAATTTTTGAAAAAGACGAATCAGCAATTAAAG aCACAATTAGAGGGTATTATTGCCCCAAAAagataa